In Amycolatopsis endophytica, the following are encoded in one genomic region:
- a CDS encoding TIGR03084 family metal-binding protein, with amino-acid sequence MADPGEVLKDLADESRELDDLATEAEWSTPTPAKGWAIAHQIAHLAWTDARALIAVRSPEEFPAEVQRALAAGDGFVDRGARELAAKPREEVLAQWRSGRAELASALARVPPGQKIPWFGPPMSATSMATARLMETWAHAQDVYDALGLRREPTRRLRQIARFGVRTRDFAFSVHGLAVPPDEFRVELSGVDGTQWTFGPEEAAQRVTGSALGFCLVVTQRRHPADTDVIAVGPDAEKWLEIAQAFAGPPGSGRKAGQFA; translated from the coding sequence GTGGCGGATCCGGGAGAAGTCCTGAAAGACCTGGCCGACGAGAGCCGGGAGCTGGACGACCTGGCGACCGAGGCCGAGTGGTCGACCCCGACCCCGGCGAAGGGCTGGGCGATCGCGCACCAGATCGCGCACCTGGCGTGGACGGACGCCCGTGCGCTGATCGCCGTGCGCAGTCCCGAGGAGTTTCCGGCGGAGGTGCAGCGCGCGCTGGCCGCGGGTGACGGCTTCGTCGACCGGGGCGCCCGCGAGCTGGCGGCCAAGCCGCGCGAGGAGGTGCTGGCGCAGTGGCGTTCCGGGCGTGCGGAGCTGGCTTCGGCGCTGGCGCGGGTGCCGCCGGGGCAGAAGATCCCGTGGTTCGGCCCGCCGATGAGCGCGACGTCGATGGCGACCGCCCGGCTGATGGAGACCTGGGCGCACGCGCAAGACGTCTACGACGCCCTTGGGCTGCGCCGCGAACCGACCCGGCGGCTCCGGCAGATCGCGCGGTTCGGGGTGCGGACGCGGGACTTCGCGTTCTCCGTGCACGGACTCGCCGTCCCCCCGGACGAGTTCCGCGTCGAGCTGTCCGGAGTGGATGGGACACAGTGGACGTTCGGCCCCGAGGAGGCCGCGCAGCGCGTCACCGGTTCGGCGCTCGGATTCTGCCTGGTCGTCACGCAGCGACGGCATCCGGCCGACACCGACGTCATCGCGGTGGGGCCGGACGCCGAGAAATGGCTGGAGATCGCACAGGCCTTCGCCGGACCACCCGGCTCGGGACGGAAGGCGGGGCAGTTCGCATGA
- a CDS encoding acyclic terpene utilization AtuA family protein, whose product MSDVLRVGNASGFYGDRFTAVREMLTDGPLDVLTGDYLAELTMLILGRDRLKDPARGYAKTFLRQLEQNLTLAKDKGVKIVTNAGGLNPAGLAEAIRELAERLGLDIAVAHVEGDDLLSRVDELGLGKPLTANAYLGGWGIAACLERGADVVVTGRVTDASLVVGPAAAHFGWARDDYDALAGAVAAGHVIECGAQATGGNYAFFTEQKTGTPGFPIAEISADGSSVITKHPGTGGAVTTGTVTAQLLYEIASPRYAGPDVTARFDTMTLTEDGPDRVRISGTRGEPPPPTLKVCLNTLGGFRNETTFVLTGLDIDAKAALVREQLQDALRDRAPAEIRWTLARTDHDDADTEQRASALLHCAVKDADPKIAGRAFSGAAIELALASYPGFHVTAPPSDASPYGVYTAAFVDAGEVPHVAVLPDGSRVDIAPATDTLELSEVDESELPEPLPDGPSRHVPLGKLMGARSGDKGGDANLGVWVRSDEAWRWLAHHLTVGEFQRLLPETADLAVRRYALPNLRAVNFVVEGLLGQGVASQARFDPQAKAFGEWLRSRHADIPEVLL is encoded by the coding sequence ATGAGTGACGTGCTGCGCGTCGGCAACGCGTCCGGATTCTACGGTGACCGGTTCACCGCGGTGCGCGAAATGCTCACCGACGGTCCGCTGGACGTCCTGACCGGCGATTATCTCGCCGAGCTGACCATGCTGATCCTCGGGCGCGACCGGCTCAAGGACCCCGCACGCGGGTACGCCAAGACCTTCCTGCGCCAGCTGGAGCAGAACCTCACGCTCGCGAAGGACAAGGGCGTCAAGATCGTCACCAACGCGGGCGGTCTCAACCCGGCCGGCCTGGCCGAGGCGATCCGGGAGCTCGCGGAACGTCTCGGCCTCGACATCGCGGTGGCGCACGTCGAGGGTGACGACCTGCTGTCCAGGGTGGACGAACTGGGGCTCGGGAAACCGTTGACCGCCAACGCCTACCTCGGTGGCTGGGGCATCGCCGCGTGCCTGGAACGCGGCGCCGACGTGGTCGTCACCGGGCGCGTCACCGACGCCTCGCTGGTCGTCGGCCCGGCCGCCGCGCACTTCGGCTGGGCCCGCGACGACTACGACGCCCTCGCCGGTGCGGTCGCGGCAGGGCACGTCATCGAATGCGGCGCCCAGGCCACCGGCGGCAACTACGCGTTCTTCACCGAGCAGAAGACCGGCACGCCCGGCTTCCCGATCGCGGAGATCTCCGCCGACGGCTCCAGTGTCATCACCAAGCACCCGGGCACCGGGGGAGCCGTGACCACCGGCACCGTCACCGCCCAGCTGCTGTACGAGATCGCGAGCCCGCGCTACGCGGGGCCGGATGTCACGGCCCGGTTCGACACGATGACCCTCACCGAGGACGGCCCGGACCGGGTGCGGATCTCCGGCACCCGCGGCGAGCCGCCACCGCCGACGCTCAAGGTCTGCCTCAACACCCTCGGCGGCTTCCGCAACGAGACGACGTTCGTCCTCACCGGACTGGACATCGACGCCAAAGCGGCACTCGTGCGCGAGCAGCTTCAGGACGCGCTCCGCGATCGTGCGCCCGCCGAGATCCGCTGGACGCTGGCACGCACCGACCACGACGACGCCGACACCGAACAGCGGGCCAGCGCGCTGCTGCACTGCGCGGTCAAGGACGCCGACCCCAAGATCGCCGGACGCGCGTTCAGCGGCGCGGCGATCGAGCTGGCTCTGGCCTCCTACCCCGGCTTTCACGTCACCGCGCCGCCGTCGGACGCCTCACCCTACGGCGTCTACACCGCGGCCTTCGTGGACGCCGGAGAGGTGCCGCACGTGGCGGTCCTGCCCGACGGTTCCCGTGTGGACATCGCGCCGGCCACTGACACTCTTGAACTCTCCGAAGTGGACGAATCCGAGCTACCGGAGCCGTTGCCGGACGGGCCTTCCCGCCACGTGCCGCTGGGGAAACTCATGGGCGCGCGCAGCGGCGACAAAGGTGGTGACGCCAACCTCGGGGTGTGGGTGCGCTCGGACGAGGCGTGGCGCTGGCTCGCGCACCACCTGACCGTCGGGGAGTTCCAGCGGCTGCTGCCGGAAACCGCGGATCTCGCCGTTCGCCGGTACGCGTTGCCCAATCTGCGTGCGGTCAACTTCGTCGTCGAGGGGCTGCTCGGCCAGGGCGTCGCGTCGCAGGCCCGGTTCGACCCGCAGGCCAAGGCGTTCGGCGAGTGGCTGCGCTCCCGCCACGCCGACATCCCGGAGGTGCTGCTGTGA
- a CDS encoding acyl-CoA dehydrogenase family protein: protein MTDPFATPERTALRKTVRRFVEAEVLPHLDDWERAGELPRDLHRKAGEIGLLGVSFPESAGGGGGDFLDAMTVTEEILYAGGSGGLIASLFTNGIALPHIVTAGDPEQIERWARPTIEGRMIGSLAITEPDGGSDVAGIRTTARREGDQYVVSGAKTYITSGTRADFVTTAVRTGGPGAHGVSLLVIEKDTPGFTVSRKLDKMGWHCSDTAELSFSDARVPAANLVGEEDSGFVQIATHFVTERLSLAVQGYATAQRALDLTLDWCRLRETFGRPLISRQLVQHKLVEMTRRVDLARVYTRQVAQRFVAGEEVIAEACFAKNTAVETAEWVVNEAVQLHGGLGYLRESEVERHYRDVRILGIGGGTNEILAGLAAKRLGYTA, encoded by the coding sequence GTGACCGACCCGTTCGCCACGCCGGAACGGACCGCGCTGCGCAAGACCGTGCGCCGGTTCGTCGAGGCCGAGGTGCTGCCGCACCTGGACGATTGGGAACGCGCGGGCGAGCTGCCGCGCGATCTGCACCGCAAGGCCGGGGAGATCGGCCTGCTCGGCGTGTCGTTCCCGGAAAGCGCGGGCGGCGGGGGCGGTGATTTCCTGGACGCGATGACCGTCACCGAGGAGATCCTGTACGCGGGCGGATCGGGTGGCCTGATCGCGTCGCTGTTCACCAACGGCATCGCCCTGCCGCACATCGTCACCGCGGGCGACCCGGAGCAGATCGAGCGCTGGGCGCGGCCGACGATCGAGGGCAGGATGATCGGGTCGCTCGCGATCACCGAGCCCGACGGCGGTTCCGACGTCGCCGGCATCCGCACCACCGCCCGGCGCGAAGGAGACCAGTACGTCGTCAGCGGCGCCAAGACCTACATCACCTCCGGCACCCGCGCGGACTTCGTGACCACCGCCGTGCGCACCGGCGGACCGGGCGCGCACGGCGTGTCGCTGCTGGTGATCGAAAAGGACACTCCAGGGTTCACGGTCAGTCGCAAACTGGACAAGATGGGGTGGCACTGCTCCGACACCGCGGAACTGTCCTTCTCCGACGCCCGCGTCCCGGCGGCGAACCTGGTGGGGGAGGAGGACAGCGGGTTCGTCCAGATCGCCACGCACTTCGTCACCGAACGGCTCTCCCTCGCGGTGCAGGGTTATGCGACCGCGCAGCGTGCGCTGGACCTGACTCTGGACTGGTGCCGACTGCGGGAGACCTTCGGGCGTCCGCTGATCTCGCGCCAGCTGGTGCAGCACAAGCTGGTCGAGATGACCCGGCGGGTGGACCTCGCCCGGGTCTACACGCGGCAGGTCGCCCAGCGGTTCGTGGCGGGCGAAGAGGTCATCGCGGAGGCGTGCTTCGCGAAGAACACCGCGGTCGAGACGGCCGAGTGGGTGGTCAACGAGGCGGTCCAGCTGCACGGGGGCCTGGGCTACCTGCGTGAGTCCGAAGTGGAACGGCACTACCGCGATGTCCGGATCCTCGGCATCGGTGGCGGGACCAACGAGATCCTGGCGGGTCTCGCGGCGAAACGATTGGGGTACACGGCTTGA
- a CDS encoding acyl-CoA carboxylase subunit beta: MSVIRSVVDTASAEFGANREAMEAKLAELAAEHAKAVAGGGEKYVARHRKRGKLLARERIELLIDEDSPFLELSPLAAWGTDYQVGGSVVVGIGVVEGVECLIVANDPTVKGGASNPSTLKKSLRAAEIAAENRLPTINLVESGGADLPTQKEIFIPGGRTFRNLTTSSAERIPTIALVFGNSTAGGAYLPGMSDYVVMVKERAKVFLGGPPLVKMATGEESDDESLGGAEMHARTSGLADYLAHDEQDAIRIGRGIVKRLNWHKQGPSPKPDYADPVLDADELLGIVPADLKVPFDPREVIARIVDGSDFDEFKPLYGTSLVTGWADLHGYPVGILANAQGVLFSEESQKATQFIQLANQSDTPLLFLHNTTGYMVGKEYEQGGIIKHGAMMINAVSNSKVPHLSVLIGASYGAGHYGMCGRAYGPRFLFAWPSAKSAVMGPAQLAGVLSIVARQAAAGRGQPYDEDGDAAMRAMVEQQIEAESLPMFLSGMLYDDGIIDPRDTRTVLGLCLSAIHNGPIRGADGFGVFRM; encoded by the coding sequence TTGAGCGTGATCCGGTCCGTGGTGGACACCGCGAGCGCGGAGTTCGGGGCCAACCGGGAGGCGATGGAGGCCAAGCTCGCCGAGCTGGCGGCCGAACACGCGAAGGCGGTCGCGGGCGGCGGGGAAAAGTACGTGGCCCGCCACCGCAAGCGCGGCAAGCTGCTCGCACGGGAACGCATCGAGCTGCTCATCGACGAGGACTCCCCGTTCCTGGAGCTCTCGCCGCTGGCCGCGTGGGGCACCGACTACCAGGTCGGCGGCAGCGTCGTCGTCGGCATCGGCGTGGTCGAGGGGGTCGAATGCCTGATCGTGGCCAACGACCCGACCGTGAAGGGCGGGGCCAGCAACCCCTCGACGTTGAAGAAGAGCCTGCGGGCGGCGGAGATCGCGGCGGAGAACCGGCTGCCGACCATCAACCTGGTCGAGTCCGGCGGCGCCGATCTGCCCACGCAGAAGGAGATCTTCATCCCGGGCGGGCGCACGTTCCGCAACCTGACGACCTCCTCGGCCGAGCGGATCCCGACGATCGCGCTGGTGTTCGGCAACTCCACCGCCGGTGGCGCCTACCTGCCCGGCATGTCCGACTACGTCGTGATGGTCAAGGAACGCGCGAAGGTGTTCCTCGGCGGCCCGCCACTGGTCAAGATGGCCACCGGTGAGGAGTCCGACGACGAGTCGCTGGGCGGTGCCGAGATGCACGCGCGCACCTCCGGGCTGGCCGACTACCTCGCGCACGACGAGCAGGACGCGATCCGCATCGGTCGCGGCATCGTCAAACGGCTGAACTGGCACAAGCAGGGCCCGTCGCCGAAGCCGGACTACGCCGACCCGGTGCTCGACGCCGACGAGCTGCTCGGCATCGTGCCCGCCGACCTCAAGGTCCCGTTCGATCCGCGCGAGGTGATCGCCCGCATCGTCGACGGCTCCGACTTCGACGAGTTCAAACCGCTCTACGGCACCAGCCTGGTCACCGGGTGGGCGGACCTGCACGGCTACCCGGTCGGGATCCTGGCCAACGCGCAGGGTGTGCTGTTCAGCGAGGAGTCGCAGAAGGCGACCCAGTTCATCCAGTTGGCCAACCAGTCGGACACCCCGCTGCTGTTCCTGCACAACACCACCGGCTACATGGTCGGCAAGGAGTACGAGCAGGGCGGCATCATCAAGCACGGCGCGATGATGATCAACGCGGTGTCCAACTCGAAGGTCCCGCACCTGTCCGTCCTGATCGGAGCGTCCTACGGCGCCGGGCACTACGGTATGTGCGGCCGCGCCTACGGGCCGCGGTTCCTGTTCGCCTGGCCCAGCGCCAAGTCCGCGGTGATGGGACCGGCGCAGCTGGCCGGGGTGCTGTCCATCGTGGCCCGTCAGGCGGCCGCCGGACGTGGCCAGCCCTACGACGAGGACGGTGACGCGGCGATGCGGGCGATGGTCGAGCAGCAGATCGAAGCCGAGTCGCTGCCGATGTTCCTGTCCGGCATGCTCTACGACGACGGCATCATCGACCCGCGTGACACCCGCACCGTCCTCGGGCTGTGCCTGTCCGCCATCCACAATGGACCGATCAGGGGCGCCGATGGCTTCGGCGTCTTCCGGATGTGA
- a CDS encoding acetyl/propionyl/methylcrotonyl-CoA carboxylase subunit alpha, with protein sequence MIDNVLVANRGEIARRVFRTCSALGIARTAVFSDADASSPHVAEADASVRLPGNTPAETYLRADLLVAAARSAGADAVHPGYGFLSENAGFARAVIDAGLTWIGPPPAAIETMGSKVESKRLMDAAGVPVLSELDPSAVTEADLPVLVKASAGGGGRGMRVVRALGDLAEAVEGASAEAASAFGDPTVFCERYLETGRHIEVQVLADTHGTVWALGERECSIQRRHQKVVEEAPSPLVDEAMRTELFDAARKAAKAIDYVGAGTVEFLATADGCFYFLEMNTRLQVEHPVTECVTGLDLVALQIRIAEGDRLPAEPPVSRGHAIEVRLYAEDPAAGWQPQSGTLHRFEIPGVDTEFALGGEAGLRLDAGVVSGSVVGVHYDPMLAKVIAWAPTRAEAARRLARALAGARIHGVRTNRDLLVNVLRQEAFLAGDIDTAFFHRHGLQALSRTAADETAVRLSASAAALAEAAAHRAAAAVLGRLPAGWRNIVSTPLRKRYLAGDTEVEVAYRPGLHLDDAEVVEATADRVVLDVDGVRREFTVGRYPGLVCVDSALGAVDLVPVPRFTDPDAALAAGSLVAPMPGTVLRIAVAVGDAVAAGDPLLWLEAMKMEHRITAPADGEVTELPVEVGAQVEPGAVLAVVTPKEQA encoded by the coding sequence GTGATCGACAACGTTCTGGTCGCCAACCGCGGTGAGATCGCCCGCCGCGTGTTCCGCACGTGCTCGGCGCTGGGCATCGCCCGTACCGCCGTGTTCTCCGACGCCGACGCTTCGTCGCCGCACGTGGCCGAGGCCGACGCGTCCGTACGGCTGCCCGGCAACACTCCCGCCGAGACGTACCTGCGCGCGGACCTGCTGGTCGCGGCGGCGCGGTCGGCGGGCGCGGACGCCGTGCACCCGGGGTACGGATTCCTGTCCGAGAACGCCGGGTTCGCCCGCGCGGTGATCGACGCGGGCCTGACGTGGATCGGTCCGCCGCCCGCGGCGATCGAGACCATGGGTTCCAAGGTCGAGTCCAAGCGGCTGATGGACGCGGCCGGGGTGCCGGTGCTGTCCGAACTGGACCCCTCCGCGGTCACCGAGGCCGATCTTCCGGTGCTGGTCAAGGCGTCCGCGGGCGGCGGCGGACGCGGGATGCGCGTCGTGCGGGCGCTGGGTGACCTGGCCGAGGCGGTGGAGGGCGCGAGCGCGGAAGCGGCTTCGGCGTTCGGCGATCCGACGGTGTTCTGCGAACGCTACCTGGAGACCGGGCGGCACATCGAGGTGCAGGTGCTCGCCGATACCCACGGCACGGTGTGGGCGCTGGGGGAGCGCGAGTGCTCGATCCAGCGGCGGCACCAGAAGGTTGTCGAGGAGGCGCCCTCGCCACTGGTGGACGAGGCGATGCGGACCGAGCTGTTCGACGCCGCGCGCAAGGCCGCGAAGGCGATCGACTACGTCGGCGCGGGCACCGTCGAGTTCCTCGCGACCGCGGACGGGTGCTTCTACTTCCTGGAGATGAACACGCGTCTGCAGGTCGAGCACCCGGTCACCGAATGCGTCACGGGACTGGACCTGGTCGCGCTGCAGATCCGGATCGCCGAGGGGGACCGGCTGCCCGCCGAGCCGCCGGTGTCCCGTGGTCATGCCATCGAGGTACGACTGTATGCCGAAGATCCGGCGGCCGGATGGCAGCCCCAGAGCGGCACGCTGCACCGGTTCGAGATCCCTGGCGTCGACACCGAGTTCGCGCTCGGCGGCGAGGCGGGACTGCGGCTGGACGCGGGTGTGGTGAGCGGCTCGGTGGTCGGTGTGCACTACGACCCGATGCTCGCCAAGGTGATCGCGTGGGCGCCGACCCGCGCGGAGGCCGCCCGGCGGCTCGCGCGGGCCCTGGCCGGGGCGCGGATCCACGGCGTGCGCACGAACCGCGATCTGCTGGTCAACGTGTTGCGGCAGGAAGCTTTCCTGGCCGGAGACATCGACACGGCGTTCTTCCACCGGCACGGACTGCAAGCGCTTTCCCGTACTGCCGCCGACGAGACCGCGGTCCGGCTTTCCGCGAGCGCGGCGGCCCTGGCCGAGGCCGCCGCCCACCGCGCGGCCGCCGCGGTGCTGGGCCGTCTGCCGGCGGGATGGCGGAACATCGTCTCGACCCCACTCCGAAAGCGCTATCTGGCCGGGGACACCGAGGTCGAGGTCGCCTACCGGCCCGGCCTGCACCTGGATGACGCGGAGGTCGTCGAGGCCACTGCGGACCGGGTCGTGCTCGACGTCGACGGGGTCCGGCGGGAGTTCACGGTCGGCCGCTACCCGGGGCTGGTGTGCGTGGACTCCGCGCTCGGCGCGGTCGACCTGGTGCCGGTCCCGCGGTTCACCGACCCCGACGCCGCGCTGGCCGCCGGGTCGCTGGTCGCGCCGATGCCGGGCACCGTGCTGCGGATCGCCGTCGCGGTCGGGGACGCTGTCGCCGCGGGCGACCCGTTGCTGTGGCTGGAAGCCATGAAGATGGAACACCGGATCACCGCGCCCGCCGACGGGGAGGTCACCGAACTGCCCGTCGAGGTGGGCGCGCAGGTCGAACCCGGCGCCGTTCTCGCCGTCGTCACGCCGAAGGAGCAAGCATGA
- a CDS encoding acyl-CoA dehydrogenase family protein, translated as MNFVESEERIALRTAVGDLARAYGHEYYTKVARSGGHTSDLWNEAGRLGYLGVAVPEEYGGGGAGIGDLAAVCEEFCAAGTPMLLMVVSPAICATVIARYGTDEQKNSWLPRFATGEVRMSFAITEPDAGSNSHRLKTTAKRDGDDWILNGRKVFISGVDEADAVLVVGRTEDSRTGKLKPALFIVPTGTPGFEYRQIEMDLVSADKQFGLFLDDVRLPAEALVGSEDAALAQLFAGLNPERIMGASFSLGIARYALDKGVAYAKERSVWGAPIGSHQGLAHPLAQIKIELELAKLMTQKAAALYDSGDDFGAGEAANMAKYAGAEVAIKAVDQAIQTHGGNGMASEYGLGTLLGAVRVGRIAPVSREMVLNFVAQHSLGLPKSY; from the coding sequence ATGAATTTTGTGGAATCCGAAGAGCGGATCGCGCTGCGCACGGCCGTCGGCGACCTGGCCCGGGCGTACGGGCACGAGTACTACACCAAGGTGGCGCGCAGCGGCGGGCACACCAGCGACCTGTGGAACGAGGCCGGACGGCTCGGCTACCTGGGTGTCGCGGTGCCCGAGGAATACGGCGGTGGCGGTGCCGGAATCGGCGACCTGGCCGCGGTGTGCGAAGAGTTCTGCGCGGCGGGCACGCCGATGCTGCTGATGGTGGTGTCCCCGGCGATCTGTGCCACCGTCATCGCCCGCTACGGCACCGACGAGCAGAAGAACTCGTGGCTGCCCCGGTTCGCGACCGGTGAGGTGCGGATGTCCTTCGCCATCACCGAACCGGATGCCGGGTCCAATTCGCACCGTCTCAAGACGACGGCCAAACGGGACGGTGACGACTGGATCCTCAACGGGCGCAAGGTCTTCATCTCCGGCGTGGACGAGGCCGACGCGGTCCTCGTGGTCGGCCGCACCGAGGACTCCAGGACCGGCAAGCTCAAGCCCGCGTTGTTCATCGTGCCGACCGGCACGCCCGGGTTCGAGTACCGGCAGATCGAGATGGACCTGGTTTCGGCCGACAAGCAGTTTGGCCTGTTCCTCGACGACGTCCGGCTCCCGGCGGAGGCGCTGGTCGGATCCGAGGACGCGGCGCTCGCGCAGCTGTTCGCGGGCCTGAACCCGGAACGCATCATGGGCGCGTCGTTCTCGCTCGGCATCGCCCGGTACGCGCTGGACAAGGGCGTGGCCTACGCGAAGGAACGCAGCGTGTGGGGTGCGCCGATCGGTTCACACCAGGGCCTCGCGCACCCGCTGGCGCAGATCAAGATCGAGCTGGAGCTGGCCAAGTTGATGACGCAGAAGGCCGCGGCGCTCTACGACTCGGGCGACGACTTCGGGGCGGGCGAGGCCGCGAACATGGCCAAGTACGCTGGGGCCGAGGTCGCGATCAAGGCGGTCGACCAGGCCATCCAGACCCACGGCGGCAACGGGATGGCGTCGGAGTACGGCCTGGGCACCCTGCTCGGGGCCGTCCGCGTGGGCCGCATCGCCCCGGTCAGCCGCGAGATGGTCCTCAACTTCGTCGCCCAGCACTCCCTGGGCCTGCCCAAGTCGTACTAG
- a CDS encoding TetR/AcrR family transcriptional regulator, producing the protein MPEPRQERSRTTRRKLIEAAVDCMGEVGWAGTTVALIAQRAGVSRGAAQHHFATREDLVTAAVEYVGEVQIEEMRRGAEGLPAGRSRIEPVVDLLLNLYTGPMFRAALHLWVAASSDESLRTVLVPLQAKVGREAHRLAVDLLGVDEARPGVRELVQSTLDLARGLGLANLLADDTRRRQRIIRHWARVLGPALPEPEVTSVGQ; encoded by the coding sequence GTGCCGGAGCCCCGCCAGGAGCGCAGCCGGACCACCCGCCGCAAGCTCATCGAGGCAGCCGTGGACTGCATGGGCGAGGTCGGGTGGGCCGGGACCACGGTCGCGTTGATCGCGCAGCGGGCCGGGGTCTCGCGCGGGGCGGCGCAGCACCACTTCGCGACGCGGGAGGACCTGGTCACGGCCGCGGTCGAGTACGTCGGCGAGGTGCAGATCGAGGAGATGCGGCGGGGCGCGGAGGGGCTGCCCGCCGGGCGGTCACGCATCGAACCGGTCGTCGACCTGCTGCTCAACCTCTACACCGGTCCCATGTTCCGCGCCGCGCTGCACCTGTGGGTGGCGGCGTCCAGTGACGAATCGTTGCGCACCGTGCTGGTCCCGCTGCAGGCGAAGGTCGGCCGGGAGGCGCACCGGCTCGCGGTGGACCTGCTCGGCGTGGACGAGGCGCGGCCGGGGGTGCGGGAACTGGTCCAGTCGACCCTCGACCTGGCCCGTGGTCTGGGCCTGGCGAACCTCCTCGCCGACGACACCCGCCGACGACAACGGATCATCCGCCACTGGGCCCGGGTCCTCGGCCCCGCCCTCCCCGAGCCGGAGGTCACCTCAGTGGGTCAGTAA
- a CDS encoding nucleoside deaminase: MLKPDPGALLAVAYEEALLGRSEGGVPIGAALFTVDGELLGRGHNRRVQDDDPSMHAETAAFRDAGRRPHYRDTVMVTTLSPCWFCSGLVRQFGMAHVVIGEARTFSGGHDWLAGLGVGITILDDPACVSLMTGFIERRPELWFEDIGVETP, translated from the coding sequence ATGCTGAAACCGGACCCGGGCGCGCTGCTCGCCGTCGCCTACGAAGAGGCGCTGCTCGGCAGGTCCGAAGGCGGCGTGCCGATCGGGGCGGCGCTGTTCACTGTGGACGGTGAGCTGCTCGGCCGCGGCCACAACCGCCGCGTCCAGGACGACGACCCGTCGATGCACGCGGAAACCGCCGCGTTCCGCGACGCCGGCCGGCGACCGCACTACCGCGACACGGTGATGGTGACGACGTTGTCGCCGTGCTGGTTCTGCTCCGGCCTGGTGCGGCAGTTCGGCATGGCGCACGTGGTGATCGGCGAGGCGCGCACCTTCTCCGGCGGCCACGACTGGCTCGCCGGGCTCGGGGTGGGGATCACGATCCTGGACGACCCGGCGTGCGTGTCGCTGATGACCGGGTTCATCGAGCGGCGCCCGGAGCTGTGGTTCGAGGACATCGGGGTGGAGACGCCCTGA
- a CDS encoding epoxide hydrolase family protein: MSDIRPFRLDIPQAQLDDLHARIDLTRWPDQLPGVGWDYGIPLDYVRELTHYWRHDYDWRAHEARLNELGQFTTEIDGQRIHFLHVRSADPDALPLVLLHGWPGSVVEFLPVVEALSARHHLVIPAIPGYGFSGPTGETGWDVPRVARAFAELMRRLGYSRYGAQGGDWGSAISRELGISDPTHVVGVHVNMLGTVPVDGVELTDEEKRRLAHGERYQRELSGYMKQQSTRPQTLAYGLHDSPVGQLAWIVEKFKDWTDSADAPEDAVDRDLMLTNVMIYWLTGTAGSSARLYRESGRTWRERSRLEVPLGVAVFPHDLMLPVRRLAERDNNVVHWSEFDRGGHFAAMEEPDLLAADVLEFFGSL; this comes from the coding sequence ATGAGCGACATCCGCCCGTTCCGCCTCGACATCCCGCAGGCCCAGCTCGACGATCTGCACGCCCGCATCGACCTGACCCGCTGGCCCGACCAGCTACCGGGCGTGGGCTGGGACTACGGCATCCCGCTGGACTACGTCAGGGAACTGACCCACTACTGGCGTCACGACTACGACTGGCGGGCGCACGAGGCGCGGCTGAACGAGCTCGGCCAGTTCACCACGGAGATCGACGGCCAGCGGATTCACTTCCTGCACGTGCGGTCGGCCGATCCGGACGCGCTGCCGCTGGTCCTCCTCCACGGCTGGCCCGGTTCGGTGGTGGAGTTCCTGCCCGTGGTGGAGGCCCTGTCGGCGCGGCATCACCTGGTCATCCCCGCCATCCCGGGCTACGGCTTCTCCGGACCGACCGGCGAGACCGGATGGGACGTGCCGCGCGTCGCGCGCGCGTTCGCCGAACTGATGCGGCGCCTGGGCTACTCGCGCTACGGCGCGCAGGGCGGCGACTGGGGCTCGGCCATCTCCCGCGAGCTGGGGATCTCCGATCCGACGCACGTGGTGGGCGTGCACGTCAACATGCTGGGAACCGTGCCGGTGGACGGGGTCGAGCTCACCGACGAGGAGAAGCGGCGCCTCGCGCACGGGGAGCGGTACCAGCGCGAATTGTCCGGGTACATGAAGCAGCAGTCGACGCGGCCGCAGACGCTGGCCTACGGTCTGCACGACTCTCCCGTCGGGCAGCTGGCGTGGATCGTGGAGAAGTTCAAGGACTGGACCGATTCCGCCGACGCTCCGGAGGACGCGGTCGACCGCGACCTGATGCTGACCAACGTGATGATCTACTGGCTGACCGGCACGGCAGGTTCGTCGGCGCGCCTGTACCGGGAGTCCGGGCGGACGTGGCGCGAGCGATCGCGCCTCGAAGTGCCGCTGGGTGTCGCGGTGTTCCCGCACGACCTCATGCTCCCGGTGCGCCGGCTCGCCGAGCGCGACAACAACGTGGTGCACTGGTCGGAGTTCGACCGCGGCGGTCACTTCGCCGCGATGGAGGAGCCCGACTTGCTGGCCGCGGACGTGCTGGAGTTCTTCGGATCGCTTTAA